In Phyllostomus discolor isolate MPI-MPIP mPhyDis1 chromosome 2, mPhyDis1.pri.v3, whole genome shotgun sequence, the following are encoded in one genomic region:
- the U2AF1 gene encoding splicing factor U2AF 35 kDa subunit isoform X1, which produces MAEYLASIFGTEKDKVNCSFYFKIGACRHGDRCSRLHNKPTFSQTIALLNIYRNPQNSSQSADGLRCAVSDVEMQEHYDEFFEEVFTEMEEKYGEVEEMNVCDNLGDHLVGNVYVKFRREEDAEKAVIDLNNRWFNGQPIHAELSPVTDFREACCRQYEMGECTRGGFCNFMHLKPISRELRRELYGRRRKKHRSRSRSRERRSRSRDRGRGGGGGGGGGRERDRRRSRDRERSGRF; this is translated from the exons ATGGCGGAGTACTTGGCCTCCATCTTCGGCACCGAGAAAGACAA AGTCaactgttcattttatttcaaaattgggGCATGTCGTCATGGAGACAGATGCTCTCGGTTGCACAATAAACCAACCTTTAGccag ACCATTGCCCTCTTGAACATTTACCGTAACCCTCAAAACTCTTCCCAGTCTGCTGACGGTTTGCGCT GTGCCGTGAGTGATGTGGAGATGCAGGAACACTATGATGAGTTTTTTGAG GAGGTTTTCACGGAGATGGAGGAGAAGTACGGGGAGGTGGAGGAGATGAACGTCTGCGACAACCTCGGGGACCACCTCGTTGGCAACGTGTATGTGAAG TTCCGCCGTGAAGAAGACGCAGAGAAGGCTGTGATTGACTTGAACAACCGCTGGTTCAACGGGCAGCCCATCCACGCCGAGCTCTCCCCGGTGACCGACTTCCGGGAAGCCTGCTGCCGCCAGTATGAGATGGG agagtGTACACGAGGCGGCTTCTGCAACTTCATGCATCTGAAGCCCATTTCCAGAGAGCTGCGGCGGGAGCTGTACGGGCGCCGGCGCAAGAA GCATCGATCGAGGTCCCGGTCCCGGGAGCGTCGTTCTCGGTCTAGAGACCGTGGTCGCGGCGGAGGCGGTGGAGGCGGCGGGGGACGGGAGCGGGACAGGAGGCGGTCGAGAGATCGGGAGCGATCCGGGCGATTCTGA
- the U2AF1 gene encoding splicing factor U2AF 35 kDa subunit isoform X2, producing the protein MAEYLASIFGTEKDKVNCSFYFKIGACRHGDRCSRLHNKPTFSQTILIQNIYRNPQNSAQTADGSHCAVSDVEMQEHYDEFFEEVFTEMEEKYGEVEEMNVCDNLGDHLVGNVYVKFRREEDAEKAVIDLNNRWFNGQPIHAELSPVTDFREACCRQYEMGECTRGGFCNFMHLKPISRELRRELYGRRRKKHRSRSRSRERRSRSRDRGRGGGGGGGGGRERDRRRSRDRERSGRF; encoded by the exons ATGGCGGAGTACTTGGCCTCCATCTTCGGCACCGAGAAAGACAA AGTCaactgttcattttatttcaaaattgggGCATGTCGTCATGGAGACAGATGCTCTCGGTTGCACAATAAACCAACCTTTAGccag ACCATCTTGATTCAAAACATCTATCGTAATCCCCAAAACAGTGCACAGACGGCTGACGGCTCACACT GTGCCGTGAGTGATGTGGAGATGCAGGAACACTATGATGAGTTTTTTGAG GAGGTTTTCACGGAGATGGAGGAGAAGTACGGGGAGGTGGAGGAGATGAACGTCTGCGACAACCTCGGGGACCACCTCGTTGGCAACGTGTATGTGAAG TTCCGCCGTGAAGAAGACGCAGAGAAGGCTGTGATTGACTTGAACAACCGCTGGTTCAACGGGCAGCCCATCCACGCCGAGCTCTCCCCGGTGACCGACTTCCGGGAAGCCTGCTGCCGCCAGTATGAGATGGG agagtGTACACGAGGCGGCTTCTGCAACTTCATGCATCTGAAGCCCATTTCCAGAGAGCTGCGGCGGGAGCTGTACGGGCGCCGGCGCAAGAA GCATCGATCGAGGTCCCGGTCCCGGGAGCGTCGTTCTCGGTCTAGAGACCGTGGTCGCGGCGGAGGCGGTGGAGGCGGCGGGGGACGGGAGCGGGACAGGAGGCGGTCGAGAGATCGGGAGCGATCCGGGCGATTCTGA
- the U2AF1 gene encoding splicing factor U2AF 35 kDa subunit isoform X3, with protein MQEHYDEFFEEVFTEMEEKYGEVEEMNVCDNLGDHLVGNVYVKFRREEDAEKAVIDLNNRWFNGQPIHAELSPVTDFREACCRQYEMGECTRGGFCNFMHLKPISRELRRELYGRRRKKHRSRSRSRERRSRSRDRGRGGGGGGGGGRERDRRRSRDRERSGRF; from the exons ATGCAGGAACACTATGATGAGTTTTTTGAG GAGGTTTTCACGGAGATGGAGGAGAAGTACGGGGAGGTGGAGGAGATGAACGTCTGCGACAACCTCGGGGACCACCTCGTTGGCAACGTGTATGTGAAG TTCCGCCGTGAAGAAGACGCAGAGAAGGCTGTGATTGACTTGAACAACCGCTGGTTCAACGGGCAGCCCATCCACGCCGAGCTCTCCCCGGTGACCGACTTCCGGGAAGCCTGCTGCCGCCAGTATGAGATGGG agagtGTACACGAGGCGGCTTCTGCAACTTCATGCATCTGAAGCCCATTTCCAGAGAGCTGCGGCGGGAGCTGTACGGGCGCCGGCGCAAGAA GCATCGATCGAGGTCCCGGTCCCGGGAGCGTCGTTCTCGGTCTAGAGACCGTGGTCGCGGCGGAGGCGGTGGAGGCGGCGGGGGACGGGAGCGGGACAGGAGGCGGTCGAGAGATCGGGAGCGATCCGGGCGATTCTGA